One Vitis vinifera cultivar Pinot Noir 40024 chromosome 15, ASM3070453v1 genomic window, GCACAGATAAACTGACCAACTGAATAACTAGACAGCAAGTATAGTACAATACTATGAAAGTTCAGCTAAGTGATAAGAAAAATGCACGCATCCAATGATGTGAGTAGGACATACTTAAAATAGGGAAGTGAAAGTATACATCAAGTTAAAGGATACCACATTGAAAGtgcaatttcaaattaaatcagtAACGAaagcaactccaaatcatgaaaataaaaaagtagtcttataaaaaataaaatcaaaagctAGTGCATCGTGTCTATAATAAGGACAATACATAACATCCAAAAGCGACAACCCTATGACCATAAAGCAAATAATGGAACAATGAGGGATCGTACACAAAATGAAAACCTTACAAGCAAAGAAATGAACATGTCACGGCAATGGATTATTACATTTAGACCGATTGTGACCTATGCCATTGCATCGAGAGCAATGAATAGCTCTCTTATGGCTAAATTGTGACTCAATACGCTTTTGTTGGGGTCTTCCTGGAGGACGTCTCACTTGCGGGGGTTGGAGACTAGGAAATACGTTGCCTTGCCCATCTTGCAAAGTCCCAGCCTCACAAACTTTAGGCATGTTGTGTGTTGGTAATGGTTGAAACTGACCCGAGTAAATCAACTGTTGGGTGGAGACTTTAAAACATGGGTCGATATAGTCATACACATCGTGTCTCAATGTACGGATCACAGCACATACATGTGGACATGGCAACCCGGACATTTGCCATGTTAGACATGTACACTTATGTTGCTGCATATCCACAACCAAATAAACTTCTCCAGTAAAAACCTTGAACGTCCCACCCAAATAAGGCATCACAGTAATCGGAGCAGATCTCGTGATATTTGACATTaggttttcctctgttttgggTCCAACCACGCTCTTCCACTTATCTGTACCACGCATATGGGTGTCCAACATGGCTACAAGCTTATCCATGTGCATCATCAGCAACGTATAAATTGTTTGGTGGCGTTCCTCTCTTAACCACGCATTGAAGGACTCTGCAATATTAGTTGTCATTTTATCCCAACGTTTTTTAAGGAAC contains:
- the LOC132255234 gene encoding uncharacterized protein LOC132255234, coding for MFPLALGVVGSENYEDWYWFLEKLKGILDGQEVIIISDRHQGILRSVSELFGVENHAYCYRHVKENFSSFFNRQNIRGKKGKEDALLLLDNIAYARLDIDYNEAFEKLVRFNGDLARWVAENSPEHWAMSKFLKKRWDKMTTNIAESFNAWLREERHQTIYTLLMMHMDKLVAMLDTHMRGTDKWKSVVGPKTEENLMSNITRSAPITVMPYLGGTFKVFTGEVYLVVDMQQHKCTCLTWQMSGLPCPHVCAVIRTLRHDVYDYIDPCFKVSTQQLIYSGQFQPLPTHNMPKVCEAGTLQDGQGNVFPSLQPPQVRRPPGRPQQKRIESQFSHKRAIHCSRCNGIGHNRSKCNNPLP